The following are from one region of the Gammaproteobacteria bacterium genome:
- a CDS encoding helix-turn-helix transcriptional regulator has protein sequence MSVRSFRVEQVLKKLGGDIRDARKRRGITVQLMAERMGVTRVTVAKIERGEPNTSMGNYAMALYILGKADELEMLMDRTHDSLGLDLMDEKLPKRVRVSK, from the coding sequence ATGTCTGTCAGATCATTTCGTGTTGAGCAAGTCCTAAAGAAACTTGGTGGTGACATTCGTGACGCAAGAAAGCGCCGAGGAATTACTGTGCAGTTGATGGCTGAGCGCATGGGCGTTACACGGGTTACGGTTGCAAAAATTGAACGCGGCGAACCAAATACCAGTATGGGCAATTACGCGATGGCGTTATACATCCTTGGTAAAGCCGATGAACTCGAAATGCTGATGGATCGTACCCATGATTCCCTGGGCCTGGATCTGATGGATGAGAAACTACCCAAACGAGTCAGGGTTTCTAAATGA
- a CDS encoding type II toxin-antitoxin system HipA family toxin has product MNDTHLLVSLDWQGQLHRIGHLEIHKSRGRENYRFIYERTWIKHPNRFAIDPELPLLVDMPYLNNRLWGAFQDISPDRWGRLIQTRTTGIFLSDSDYMLGVSDYMRMGGLRLSHSHTPDVFLAEHTNIPKLIHMRQLETAARHFESGTETAADLAMLAQPGSSLGGARPKAAIEDAGELWIAKFSSQNDTERVSLWEAVMLDLAQQAGIEVTAFRVLNAKSDSPVLLVKRFDREKTLRTPFMSAMTLLGRNEDTKEGASYLEIADAINRESAQPAQDRLELWRRMTFNVMTGNIDDHLRNHGFLRAPQGWRLAPAYDLNPTSQPFIQRVHQLAFNQSVKPSLDTCLELTEYFALNQSITDLALKKIGKSLGNWQLTAKRHQLRSDEIKRMSSSFEHEDSQRLISIATKTISRSRSS; this is encoded by the coding sequence ATGAATGATACCCACCTGCTTGTCTCATTGGATTGGCAAGGACAATTGCATCGCATTGGTCACCTGGAAATTCATAAAAGCCGTGGCAGGGAAAATTACCGCTTTATCTATGAGCGTACTTGGATCAAACACCCAAATCGCTTTGCCATTGACCCGGAACTCCCTTTGCTGGTTGATATGCCGTATTTGAACAACCGTTTATGGGGTGCTTTCCAGGATATTTCACCAGATCGTTGGGGCAGACTGATTCAGACACGCACAACTGGTATCTTTTTAAGTGACAGTGACTATATGTTGGGTGTTAGTGATTACATGCGCATGGGTGGACTTCGTTTAAGTCACAGTCATACGCCCGATGTGTTTCTTGCAGAACATACAAATATCCCCAAGTTGATTCATATGCGACAACTTGAAACCGCAGCCAGACATTTTGAAAGCGGTACGGAGACTGCCGCCGATCTTGCCATGCTTGCGCAGCCTGGTTCATCGCTTGGCGGAGCGCGACCTAAAGCGGCGATTGAAGATGCCGGCGAACTCTGGATTGCCAAGTTTTCTTCACAGAACGATACAGAACGAGTCAGTCTATGGGAAGCCGTTATGCTGGATCTTGCACAACAAGCCGGAATTGAAGTAACAGCATTTAGGGTTTTAAATGCAAAAAGTGATTCGCCGGTCTTACTGGTCAAACGATTTGACCGTGAGAAAACACTGCGTACCCCTTTTATGTCTGCCATGACACTATTAGGACGCAATGAAGATACCAAGGAGGGGGCGAGTTATCTGGAAATAGCTGATGCCATTAATCGTGAATCTGCGCAGCCTGCACAAGATCGCCTGGAATTATGGCGGCGTATGACATTCAACGTTATGACCGGCAATATTGATGATCATCTACGCAATCATGGTTTTCTGCGCGCCCCTCAGGGATGGCGACTGGCACCTGCCTATGATTTAAACCCAACCTCTCAGCCCTTTATCCAACGAGTGCATCAACTGGCATTTAACCAAAGCGTTAAACCATCATTAGATACCTGTCTGGAGCTGACAGAATACTTTGCATTAAATCAGTCAATAACCGATCTTGCATTAAAAAAGATCGGGAAAAGTCTGGGTAATTGGCAATTGACCGCAAAACGCCATCAATTACGCAGCGATGAGATCAAGCGTATGTCATCATCCTTTGAACATGAAGATAGTCAACGGTTAATTTCAATAGCCACAAAAACAATTTCACGATCACGCAGCAGCTAA
- a CDS encoding conjugal transfer protein TraD, with amino-acid sequence MNRPPIDAETNNPDITEIIQEKLLDAEIPGFQAEFDPLEAERLGAFAEDALNEQDALESNIDHTAEVDDERS; translated from the coding sequence ATGAATAGACCGCCGATTGATGCTGAAACCAACAATCCTGACATAACAGAAATCATTCAGGAAAAGCTACTCGATGCTGAGATACCGGGCTTCCAGGCTGAATTTGATCCCTTAGAAGCTGAGAGATTGGGCGCATTTGCGGAAGATGCCTTGAATGAACAAGATGCGCTAGAGAGCAACATCGATCATACAGCGGAGGTTGACGATGAAAGAAGCTAA
- the traF gene encoding conjugative transfer signal peptidase TraF: MKKPIKFLAISVLAMSASLFVLSISARISGIYINTTPSLPVGFYKVVDEPIVSGAYVAFCPPQDAIFDMAKDRSYINQGNCPGGYGLLLKRVFAQSGDRVLIAQAGIYVNGEHLPNSAQLTADAEDQPLPQYRLQAVVNDSEYLLLSDVNPQSFDARYFGLIARDQIQQVVRPVFTWSH; encoded by the coding sequence ATGAAAAAACCCATCAAATTCCTGGCTATTTCTGTTCTGGCTATGAGCGCTAGCCTATTTGTACTGAGTATTAGTGCACGAATCAGCGGGATTTATATCAATACCACACCCAGCTTGCCAGTGGGTTTTTACAAAGTGGTTGATGAACCGATTGTCAGCGGCGCTTATGTCGCTTTCTGCCCACCACAGGATGCGATTTTTGATATGGCTAAGGATAGATCCTACATCAATCAAGGTAATTGCCCTGGTGGCTATGGTTTGTTGCTCAAACGTGTGTTTGCACAATCCGGAGATCGAGTTTTGATCGCTCAGGCTGGCATCTATGTGAATGGTGAACATTTGCCGAATAGCGCCCAGCTAACAGCCGATGCTGAGGATCAACCATTGCCGCAATATCGGCTTCAAGCTGTGGTGAATGATTCTGAATACCTACTGCTATCCGATGTGAACCCACAATCCTTTGATGCGCGCTATTTCGGATTGATTGCGCGTGATCAGATTCAACAGGTGGTACGTCCAGTTTTTACCTGGAGTCATTAA
- a CDS encoding DUF4007 family protein, with translation MKPFDKSSAVSFGRHETFTLRFGWLTKGFKAWCEDSSIFEKDDATVVLGVGKNMVHAIRYWLIACQILEANKHTLTSTVLGKRLFDIKNGHDPYLEDDATIWLLHWLIASNAENATAFFWFFNRFHKPEFTQKELFEALQVFVHENVSSRVADNTLRSDITLMLRTYEPTIDFKKTPIEEGLDSPLAILGLINEIGNSKYHESKLENRWNLPVVPFSYAVLEVFKVSRLSSLPVEKLMISDGFYAAPGAVYRLNEEGLIDKLEEMIAWLPGVFELRETAGIHQLYMLKQIEPLDILDKYYEESNQSRLVEIRA, from the coding sequence ATGAAACCATTTGATAAATCTTCTGCTGTATCTTTTGGTCGTCATGAGACCTTTACACTTCGTTTTGGTTGGTTAACAAAAGGCTTCAAAGCATGGTGCGAAGACTCCTCGATTTTTGAAAAGGATGATGCAACAGTTGTTCTGGGCGTGGGTAAAAACATGGTTCATGCGATTCGCTATTGGCTTATTGCGTGCCAAATTCTAGAAGCTAATAAACATACGTTAACATCGACCGTACTAGGAAAACGGCTATTTGATATAAAAAATGGACATGATCCATATCTAGAAGACGATGCCACTATTTGGCTACTCCATTGGTTGATCGCTTCAAATGCCGAGAATGCAACAGCATTTTTCTGGTTTTTCAATAGATTCCACAAACCCGAATTCACACAAAAAGAATTATTTGAAGCTTTGCAAGTATTTGTTCATGAGAATGTAAGTAGCCGAGTTGCCGATAATACTTTGAGAAGTGATATCACATTAATGCTACGAACATACGAGCCGACAATAGATTTTAAGAAAACTCCAATTGAAGAAGGACTTGACTCTCCGCTAGCTATTCTCGGGTTGATTAATGAAATTGGTAATTCAAAATATCACGAGTCTAAACTTGAAAATCGTTGGAATCTCCCAGTCGTGCCATTTAGCTATGCGGTTCTGGAAGTTTTCAAAGTTTCTAGATTATCTAGCCTGCCTGTCGAGAAATTAATGATCAGTGATGGTTTTTATGCTGCTCCAGGAGCCGTCTATAGGTTAAATGAAGAAGGGCTAATCGATAAACTAGAAGAAATGATAGCTTGGTTACCTGGCGTTTTTGAACTGAGAGAAACTGCCGGTATTCATCAATTGTACATGCTCAAGCAAATTGAACCATTGGATATATTAGATAAATATTACGAAGAATCTAACCAGTCACGATTGGTGGAGATAAGAGCATGA
- a CDS encoding HU family DNA-binding protein — MNKTELIEAIATRSKTTKAQTTAMLNGLLEVIQETMASGSDVQLVGFGTFSVTERASREGRNPATGVTMTIPAKKVVKFKPGKALSDAAASVKKINTAKPTKPKQTEKKK; from the coding sequence ATGAACAAGACTGAATTGATTGAAGCCATTGCTACACGTTCTAAAACCACCAAAGCCCAAACAACTGCCATGCTGAACGGATTGCTTGAAGTTATTCAGGAAACCATGGCTAGTGGCAGCGATGTTCAGCTTGTGGGATTTGGTACTTTCTCAGTGACAGAACGTGCAAGTCGTGAAGGCCGCAATCCAGCGACTGGTGTAACCATGACAATTCCTGCCAAAAAGGTCGTTAAATTCAAGCCAGGCAAAGCCCTGTCTGATGCTGCGGCCTCTGTTAAGAAAATCAATACTGCCAAACCAACAAAGCCCAAACAAACAGAAAAAAAGAAATAA
- a CDS encoding type IV secretory system conjugative DNA transfer family protein: MNNINLSSKDSRNVKKDKIIVRSLSIVCLVGGFQVATQYFSHQFNYQPQLGTHFFNIYEPWAILLWANKWYGEYSGIFDLAAGFGILFSSIGLILVLVIKMVLANSSRTNQGLHGSARWADKKDIVAAGLLATGKNHKSNQSDVVYVGGWRDNSGKTHYLKHSGPEHVLCYAPTRSGKGVSLVIPTLLSWTQSAVITDLKGELWALTSGWRKHHAKNKVLRFDPASTSSAHWNPLDEIQIGSGMEVADVQNLTTLIVDPDGKGLQTHWQKTSQALLVGVILHVLYKSEREGTPATLSTVDAMLSDPDRDIRELWMEMAMQDYLDGKSHPVIAASARDMLDRPEEEAGSVLSTAKSYLSLYRDPIVANNISTSDFTIRDLMHHEHPVSLYIVSHPNDKSRLRPLIRILINMIIRKLADRITFKDGQPAAHYKHKLLLMLDEFPSLGKLEIFQESLAFIAGYGMKAYLICQDLNQLKSRETGYGHDEAITSNCHIQTAFAPNRIETAEHLSKLTGQTTVIKEQITTSGRRSSMMHGHVTRTLQETQRALLTPDECMRLPGPMKDAEGKITKPGDMIIYVAGFPAIYGTQPLYFQDETFTARAQVNPPSFSDKLTGL, translated from the coding sequence ATGAATAACATCAATCTGAGTTCTAAAGACAGCAGAAATGTCAAAAAAGACAAGATTATCGTTCGCTCATTATCCATTGTCTGTCTTGTTGGCGGATTCCAAGTCGCTACCCAGTATTTTTCCCACCAATTCAACTATCAGCCGCAATTAGGTACTCACTTCTTTAACATCTATGAACCTTGGGCAATTCTGCTATGGGCAAATAAATGGTATGGCGAGTATTCGGGCATCTTTGATCTGGCGGCAGGTTTCGGCATTTTATTCTCCAGCATCGGTTTGATACTGGTATTGGTCATTAAAATGGTGCTGGCCAATTCATCCAGAACCAATCAAGGATTGCATGGTTCGGCCAGATGGGCAGATAAAAAGGACATTGTAGCTGCAGGATTGCTTGCAACAGGCAAGAATCACAAAAGTAACCAGAGCGACGTCGTTTATGTCGGCGGCTGGCGGGATAATTCCGGTAAAACCCACTATCTGAAACACAGCGGCCCGGAACATGTGTTGTGTTATGCCCCGACTCGCTCTGGCAAAGGTGTGAGTCTCGTCATACCGACCCTGCTTTCCTGGACTCAGAGCGCGGTCATTACTGATCTTAAAGGTGAGTTATGGGCATTGACCTCCGGTTGGAGAAAGCATCATGCCAAAAACAAGGTGCTGCGTTTTGATCCGGCATCAACCAGTAGCGCGCATTGGAATCCACTCGATGAAATCCAAATTGGCAGCGGCATGGAAGTGGCCGACGTTCAAAACCTGACCACCTTAATCGTTGATCCGGATGGCAAGGGATTACAAACCCACTGGCAGAAAACCAGCCAGGCATTGCTGGTAGGTGTCATTTTGCATGTTTTATACAAGTCTGAGCGAGAAGGAACCCCCGCCACATTATCGACTGTCGACGCAATGCTATCTGATCCTGATCGCGATATTAGGGAGCTGTGGATGGAAATGGCCATGCAGGATTATCTGGACGGTAAAAGTCATCCAGTGATTGCAGCCAGTGCGCGCGATATGTTGGATCGCCCTGAAGAAGAAGCAGGTTCCGTGCTATCAACCGCAAAATCCTATCTATCTTTGTATCGCGATCCGATCGTCGCCAACAATATCAGCACATCGGATTTTACAATCCGCGACCTCATGCACCATGAGCATCCCGTCAGCTTATACATTGTGTCACACCCCAATGATAAATCCCGGTTGCGTCCTTTAATTCGCATTCTGATCAACATGATCATCAGAAAGCTGGCCGATAGAATCACGTTTAAAGACGGTCAACCAGCTGCGCATTATAAACACAAGCTGCTATTGATGCTGGACGAATTCCCAAGCTTAGGAAAACTTGAAATCTTTCAGGAATCCCTCGCGTTTATCGCAGGCTACGGCATGAAAGCCTATCTGATTTGCCAGGATTTGAATCAGCTCAAGAGTCGCGAGACCGGCTACGGGCATGATGAAGCGATTACTTCAAACTGTCACATTCAGACCGCGTTTGCACCCAATCGGATTGAAACGGCGGAGCACTTATCCAAACTGACCGGGCAAACCACCGTTATCAAAGAGCAGATTACCACCAGTGGTCGCCGCTCATCGATGATGCATGGACATGTTACCCGTACCCTACAGGAGACGCAGCGCGCATTATTAACGCCGGATGAATGTATGCGACTGCCCGGCCCCATGAAAGATGCTGAAGGCAAAATCACCAAACCAGGCGACATGATCATCTATGTGGCCGGTTTCCCGGCCATTTATGGCACGCAGCCTTTGTATTTCCAGGATGAAACCTTTACTGCACGGGCACAGGTCAATCCCCCGAGCTTCAGCGACAAATTAACCGGACTGTGA
- a CDS encoding DNA repair protein RadC codes for MRDNMLKIPGTPSNSDEGDLYENIETRPGTTEKQKEAGRGAYTELLESHARWAGGTLLGCDFPKDFREKGGTTFLNQSIKSGHDLAIMAQILRDPRYETLRIFYTRMNRIVHHTAVSSRLPGAVYLEKIGHAKYDLGVLVEKTRRHVKADGYWLLHNHPSGNAKPSSQDIRLTEILASFVPSFKGHVIINTSQYSIIDKEGHVDFVDWMGDQAGGYQNNHYKSHTLLLEKIASPEDLAKIGHALKKQDQFFNLIGISANGFVLSLSELPLSVLNRPQNLLLARLQNFARNSGVNTVFAITNANDYRHPVLSKACEVGILKDVLTVEGYDYRSLREEGLFASLSGEIGAIFRKPRTFVKEDGGLGKRKSRTR; via the coding sequence ATGCGCGATAATATGCTGAAGATTCCAGGAACCCCATCCAATTCTGATGAAGGTGATCTTTATGAAAACATTGAGACTCGTCCCGGCACTACCGAAAAGCAAAAGGAAGCAGGAAGAGGTGCCTATACAGAACTGCTCGAATCTCATGCTCGATGGGCAGGTGGCACCTTACTGGGTTGTGATTTCCCGAAAGACTTCCGAGAAAAAGGAGGAACCACCTTCCTGAATCAGTCCATCAAGTCAGGCCATGATCTGGCAATAATGGCGCAAATACTGCGTGATCCGCGCTATGAAACGCTGAGAATATTTTATACCCGTATGAATCGCATCGTTCATCATACTGCTGTGAGTTCCAGATTACCGGGTGCAGTCTATTTGGAAAAGATTGGTCATGCCAAATATGATCTGGGTGTTTTGGTAGAAAAGACTAGGCGACATGTTAAAGCAGATGGTTACTGGTTATTGCATAATCATCCATCGGGTAATGCTAAGCCATCAAGTCAGGATATCAGGCTTACAGAAATACTTGCATCATTTGTTCCGAGTTTTAAAGGCCATGTCATTATCAATACCAGTCAATACAGTATCATTGATAAAGAAGGTCATGTCGATTTTGTGGATTGGATGGGTGATCAGGCAGGAGGTTATCAGAACAATCATTATAAAAGTCATACGCTGCTTTTGGAGAAAATAGCCTCACCGGAGGATCTTGCGAAGATAGGCCATGCTTTAAAAAAGCAAGATCAGTTTTTTAACTTGATAGGCATCAGTGCAAATGGTTTTGTATTGTCGTTAAGTGAATTACCCTTATCGGTACTGAATCGTCCTCAAAATCTGCTTCTGGCGCGACTACAAAATTTTGCACGCAATTCTGGCGTCAATACCGTATTTGCCATCACGAATGCTAATGATTACAGACATCCGGTATTATCCAAAGCCTGTGAAGTTGGCATACTAAAAGATGTGCTAACCGTTGAGGGCTATGATTATCGTTCATTGCGAGAAGAAGGGTTATTTGCGTCATTGTCCGGTGAAATAGGTGCTATTTTTAGAAAACCCAGAACCTTTGTGAAGGAAGATGGTGGATTGGGCAAGCGCAAAAGTCGTACCCGCTGA
- a CDS encoding phosphoadenosine phosphosulfate reductase family protein has protein sequence MSDKKIRHVLGLSGGKDSSALAIFMRDKVPQMEYFFTDTGAELPETYEYLDKLEAYLGKPIARINATRTFDHLLKNQYNNFLPSANTRWCTRELKIKPFEKFAGDDVVVSYVGIRADEDREGYISTKPNIKAVFPFKEAGLVYADIMRILNDSGLGIPAYYEWRSRSGCYFCFFQRKSEWVGLKERHPDLFKAAKHYEKFDAETDTRYTWSQGESLDELEARSEEIKLNANQKSQSLPVKSWQVTLASIAEEETDESCLICSL, from the coding sequence ATGAGCGATAAAAAAATACGTCACGTTCTTGGTCTTTCTGGAGGTAAAGATAGTTCTGCGCTTGCAATTTTTATGCGAGACAAGGTGCCACAGATGGAATACTTCTTTACTGATACAGGTGCTGAACTACCCGAGACTTATGAATACTTGGATAAATTGGAGGCTTACCTTGGCAAGCCTATTGCTCGTATCAATGCTACACGGACTTTTGATCACCTTCTTAAAAATCAATATAACAATTTTCTTCCATCGGCTAATACTCGCTGGTGTACTCGTGAACTCAAGATAAAACCATTTGAAAAATTTGCAGGTGATGATGTCGTCGTTAGCTATGTAGGAATACGTGCTGATGAAGATCGAGAAGGATATATAAGTACTAAACCTAATATCAAGGCAGTATTTCCTTTTAAAGAAGCAGGTCTTGTATATGCTGATATCATGCGCATTTTGAATGATTCTGGTCTTGGTATTCCTGCTTACTATGAATGGCGTAGCAGGTCAGGATGTTATTTTTGTTTTTTTCAGCGTAAATCTGAATGGGTTGGTCTCAAAGAACGCCACCCAGATTTATTTAAAGCGGCAAAGCACTATGAAAAATTTGATGCCGAAACAGATACACGTTACACCTGGTCACAAGGAGAAAGCTTGGACGAACTTGAAGCCCGGTCAGAAGAAATTAAGCTGAACGCAAATCAAAAATCACAATCCCTCCCGGTTAAAAGTTGGCAAGTCACGCTCGCATCAATTGCTGAAGAAGAAACCGATGAATCTTGTTTGATTTGTTCTTTGTAA
- a CDS encoding DUF1738 domain-containing protein has product MKEAKKAFHEQVAENLIEQLKKGVAPWQKPWEPGDLLATLPMNPTTGKRYRGINSLNLMSRAYTDPRWLTYKQAVSLGAQVRKGEKSTLVQYWKFTDERIKTDDNNNPVLNNEGNSIKEQIRLERPRVFYAAVFNAQQMDNLPELDIKAPDWDPLERAERILQASHAVIHHGEADRAFYRPSTDSIHLPHKHQFPTPDRYYATALHELGHWTGHELRLNRDLAHPFGSHGYAKEELRAEIASMLLSGELGICHDPGQHVAYVSSWIKALQEDPTEIFRAAADAEKIQDYVLALSQQQEIAQEVDAEEAIRMDQIKQNTTAYLLNLSPDLATIASHNIKRFNDLTQAMSKKDQDAIILVADALKFTRGGGIDNLEFEEVAEDKLGFRIPADWNGQLQIQGNAIHSDENGIKSIVSADSTNKEPQFWGVTMQRDDQIFQWVKNCGSKQEAQELTNLLALIDVAAEKNEHEKAVKLANIHENRIRNDPISTEVSISGAKTEQNDDNARQYLIVPYRDKDLAKAAGARWDKNARAWYVGPEADIQTLQRWLPENVSSQQEPAIDPVSEFADLLRAQGCLVDGNHPLMDGGTHRIKVEGDKSGEKSGFYVAHLDGHPAGYFKNNRTGIETRWKAKGYSLTDAQKAELIAQAAIKQQNRKAEQQAQQNKVADAIQALLAIAPVADSEHPYLKEKCVRPGNLRIVPQNADDLLTDSIIKIGQNWQEVKVLREENPDSIVLTAGDLLLAAQDVHGQIWGVQTIQPSGSKLFATGSRKENNFHVVGGESQGLTALDAAPAIVIAEGYATADTLSQALGYPVIAAFDSGNLPKVAKDLHAKYPHKPIIIAGDDDHHLESTLGKNPGKEKALEAAALVNGFAVFPVFAPGEQISKKLNDFNDLANKSALGIEAVKRQVGSVVEKISQQAKQDSLLKLQVPIEPKQQEIRQKRALVR; this is encoded by the coding sequence ATGAAAGAAGCTAAGAAGGCTTTTCATGAACAAGTTGCCGAGAATTTGATTGAGCAACTCAAAAAAGGTGTTGCGCCCTGGCAAAAGCCGTGGGAACCCGGTGATTTGCTGGCTACATTACCCATGAATCCAACAACGGGGAAGCGCTACCGGGGCATTAATAGCCTGAACCTGATGAGCCGTGCGTATACGGATCCGCGTTGGTTAACCTACAAGCAAGCGGTAAGTCTGGGGGCACAGGTGCGTAAAGGTGAAAAAAGCACGCTCGTGCAATATTGGAAATTTACCGATGAACGCATCAAAACCGATGACAACAATAATCCTGTACTCAATAATGAGGGCAATTCTATTAAAGAACAGATCAGGCTTGAGCGTCCCAGGGTGTTTTATGCCGCCGTATTTAATGCGCAGCAAATGGATAATCTGCCAGAACTTGACATTAAAGCCCCTGACTGGGATCCGCTGGAGCGGGCAGAACGCATATTACAGGCATCCCATGCTGTAATCCATCATGGCGAGGCTGATCGCGCATTTTATCGGCCATCAACCGACAGTATCCACTTACCCCATAAGCACCAGTTTCCAACCCCCGATCGCTACTACGCAACCGCACTGCATGAACTGGGGCACTGGACCGGTCATGAATTGCGCTTAAATCGTGATCTCGCGCATCCATTCGGCAGCCACGGTTATGCCAAAGAAGAACTACGTGCCGAGATTGCCAGCATGTTGCTCAGTGGTGAATTGGGTATCTGTCATGATCCGGGGCAGCATGTGGCTTATGTGAGTTCATGGATCAAAGCGCTACAGGAAGATCCCACAGAGATATTTCGTGCTGCTGCTGATGCGGAAAAAATCCAGGATTATGTACTGGCATTGTCACAACAACAGGAAATTGCACAGGAAGTTGATGCAGAGGAGGCAATCAGAATGGATCAAATCAAGCAAAACACCACAGCTTATTTACTGAATCTCTCACCGGATCTGGCCACCATCGCATCCCACAATATCAAACGGTTTAATGATCTGACACAAGCTATGTCAAAAAAGGATCAGGATGCCATCATTCTGGTTGCCGATGCACTCAAGTTTACGAGGGGCGGCGGTATTGATAACTTGGAGTTTGAAGAAGTTGCGGAGGACAAATTGGGTTTTAGAATTCCGGCTGACTGGAATGGACAGTTACAGATTCAGGGTAATGCGATTCATTCCGATGAAAATGGTATTAAGTCTATAGTATCTGCTGATTCAACGAATAAAGAGCCACAATTCTGGGGCGTGACTATGCAGCGTGATGATCAGATTTTTCAATGGGTGAAAAACTGTGGGTCTAAACAGGAAGCGCAAGAATTAACCAATTTGCTTGCACTCATTGATGTCGCTGCCGAAAAGAATGAACATGAGAAGGCCGTCAAGCTTGCCAATATCCATGAAAATCGCATTCGAAATGATCCAATTAGCACTGAAGTATCGATATCAGGAGCCAAGACCGAACAAAACGATGACAATGCTCGTCAATATTTGATTGTTCCTTATCGTGATAAAGACTTGGCAAAGGCCGCTGGCGCTCGTTGGGACAAAAACGCCCGTGCCTGGTATGTAGGGCCAGAAGCAGATATCCAAACATTGCAACGTTGGCTACCGGAGAATGTTTCCAGTCAGCAGGAACCGGCTATTGATCCCGTGAGTGAATTTGCTGATTTGCTGCGCGCTCAAGGTTGTTTGGTTGATGGCAATCATCCGTTGATGGATGGCGGCACACACAGAATTAAAGTTGAAGGTGACAAGTCCGGTGAGAAATCAGGTTTTTATGTGGCGCATCTGGATGGCCATCCTGCCGGATATTTCAAGAATAATCGAACCGGTATAGAGACTCGCTGGAAAGCCAAGGGGTATTCGTTAACGGATGCGCAAAAAGCCGAGTTGATCGCTCAAGCTGCTATCAAGCAGCAAAACCGAAAAGCCGAGCAACAGGCACAGCAAAATAAAGTTGCTGATGCAATTCAAGCCTTGCTGGCGATCGCACCAGTTGCCGATTCCGAACATCCTTATCTGAAAGAAAAGTGTGTCCGCCCGGGCAATTTGAGAATCGTGCCGCAGAATGCGGATGATTTGCTGACCGATTCAATCATTAAAATCGGTCAAAACTGGCAGGAAGTCAAAGTACTACGAGAAGAAAATCCAGACAGTATTGTACTGACTGCTGGTGATTTGTTGCTGGCCGCACAAGATGTTCATGGACAAATCTGGGGTGTACAAACGATACAACCCAGTGGCTCAAAGCTTTTTGCTACGGGTAGCAGAAAGGAGAATAACTTTCATGTCGTTGGTGGCGAGAGTCAGGGACTTACAGCACTGGATGCTGCACCTGCCATTGTAATTGCTGAAGGCTATGCCACGGCAGACACGCTATCTCAGGCGCTGGGTTATCCTGTCATCGCTGCATTTGATTCAGGTAACTTACCCAAAGTAGCTAAGGATTTGCATGCAAAGTATCCGCATAAGCCCATCATTATTGCGGGAGACGATGATCATCACCTGGAATCCACCCTTGGCAAAAACCCCGGCAAGGAAAAAGCGCTGGAAGCAGCGGCATTGGTAAATGGGTTTGCGGTATTTCCGGTTTTTGCGCCGGGTGAGCAGATATCAAAAAAATTAAATGATTTTAATGATCTGGCCAATAAAAGCGCGCTAGGTATTGAGGCGGTTAAACGTCAGGTTGGATCGGTTGTTGAAAAAATATCTCAGCAGGCTAAACAGGACAGCTTATTGAAGTTACAAGTCCCTATTGAACCTAAGCAGCAGGAAATCAGGCAAAAACGGGCATTGGTCAGGTAA